GAAATGTCCTTGATGTGGAATGTTTTCTGGGCATAGCGATGAATACCATCATAGACATATTGCATTACCAGACTTCTTATGCCAACATCGTCGTCGCCGAGAAGCGCGAACTCCCTCAGATGAATATTCCCTACCCGCATGAGAGAATTCAATATGGTAGAATAGTATAAGCCTTTCCAATGATTAGTTCAAAAGAAGAATGTATGTTTAGGAAATAGGTTTGATAGCTGACATCCATAATATGCAATGTCAATGTATTCCAAGAGTGAATTGAAATCTCACGTCATAGCATTGCTTCTACGTCTGGGGGATTTTGCGGTTCCTAGCACGCTCAATCATTTCTTTTGTCATCTTGGTGAAAGCTTCCTCGACATTGGTATCCTCTTTCGCGCTTGTACGGACGAAATCGACATCGTACTTTTCAACCACTTTGTCAACGCGTTCTCTTGACACTTCACTGACCAGATCGATTTTGTTCTCGCACATGACCAGCGGTATCGTCCCTGTAACGTCGTGCAATGCACTGAGCCAATCATCAATCCGATCAAGGGTTTCAGGCCGGGTTGTATCAAAAACGAAGAAAGCTCCAGAAGCGTTCTGGAAATATGCCTTTCTCAGCTGAGCGAAGTTGTCCTGACCAGCAATGTCCCACACGACCAGCTTCACAGATATGTCTCCTAGATCAACAAGCTTGACATGGATATCAGTACCAATGGTCGCCAAATAATCATGTTCAAATGAATCGTACACATACCGGCCTACTAAACTCGTTTTGCCTACGGCTGGGTCTCCCAGAAATACCACTTTGAACAAATAGGCTACCTGATCAGACAGTTCCTCAACTCTCCAAGATGTCAATATTTTGGCTTGTTAGCTTAGGAGAAAATCCACATCTAATAAATATGTGCCATATCGCTGTTCGAAAGCAAACTAGCCCATTTCATCGTTGGCATAAAATGTTGAGAGTAGACACTTTGTAGACTCAAAATACGCATGGGTTTGTACCAAAACTGAGAAAAGGGAGCACGTTTTTTCGCATATAGGCGTCGCAGGATGAGAATAGGTACATTTGCGAGAGAGACAAAACAGGTCAAACAGGCCATGGAATATGACCCGGATTTCATCGACTTGAGGCTAGATTTGAATCACAGTATAGATTTCTCTGAAACTACCGAGATTCTACAGAAATATGATGTGCCATGCACTCTTCATCTTCCCTCAAGCCCTGAGTGGACACCCATGGACCTACCACGAAGTGTCATTCCGTTTATAGACATCGGAGGCAACATCGGTGCTGAGCTTGTGACGATACACACAGCACTTTCTCCGTTGTTCTATTCTGACAAGGTCATAGATCAGTTCCTTCAAGCTGTACCGCTTGCCTGCAAAGCAGCAAAGGAAGCTGGTGTTACACTTGCGGTAGAGACCCTTGGGCTTTACTATACAGAACTCACTTTACTATTCGACAGATGCCCAGATATTCAAATTGCACTTGACATTGGTCACGGACAGATATTCGCTATGAAGAATCGTGCTCTTGCAATCATAGACTCCTATATGGATCGGATAGAATTGATCAATCTGCATGATAACCATGGCAGTAAAATGGTTGAGGAGGTCTACGAGATTCGAAAAGAACGGGAAGTATCTCGAGATGAGATGCGTGATATGGCACGTGACTATGATACACATCTCCCACTTGGAGAAGGCGAGATAGATTTTGACCCAGTGTTACAGAAGTTAAAAGAAAACTCCTATGACGGCCGATTCCTCATGATGTGTGCAGACCCGTCCCGCTTCCCTGAAGAACGAGAGACCTTCAAGTCAATGTGGATGAATGTCTAGCTCAGGTCTACAAGACTATCAACGAGCTTGTCAACCTGCTTCAATCCGTCCTCATCATCTGCTTTCTCGAAGAGGGAGCGCGCAATCCTAAGGATTTCTTGTGCTTTTCCATCTTTTCCTTGCACAACAAAGAACCGTGCTTGCTTGAGACGTGCATCGCCCATTTCTTTGTAAACCATGTCTGGATAGGTGAATTCATCAACTCCAAAGACGTTCCCACATTCGGGACAGGTGGCTACATATTCGTTTTCCACATCGGAAATCTCTCTCTGGGAAGGTGGTGCTTGAGGTTCAAATTCGCCAGTTTCGTCCAAAGGTATGCTGTCGAGCTCTTCAGCATCTATGGACTGAGCTGTAGCCTCTGCTCCCTCCTGAGTGTATCTCGAGGACTGGAATTCAGAGGATATAGTTCTTGGAACCGGTTCTGGTTCCTGTAATTCTTGTGCACTAATCTCTTCAGCCTGAGCTGCTTCTTCTTGTTGCTTCATAAAAGCAGATTCTGATCCTAAGATTCGACGTTCGACCTCTTCCTCATGTGAGCTCGAGCGAGGCTTCTGTTCAATCTGTGGCTGAGCTGGAGTTTCAGTGGCAGTTTGAGCCGTGGTTTCAGCTTGACTTTCGACTTGGCCTTGAGTTGGTGCCTCCGATTTGGGCATTGCTTGCGGTTCGGGTTGGGCAACCTCCGCTGGCTCTTTCATCAATTCATGAACTTCACTGGCTCTAAGCATTCTAGTCTCTACAATTCCTGGGCGATCGTCATCAACAAGAGCTTGATCTCCCCGGGCAAAAGCGTCTTGCGCTTTCTCAAGTTCAGATTTTCTTGCAGTTCTGCCATGTCGTACCCTGTTACGAGCTACTTCACTAGGTCTTACCCATTCATCTCCCGATGTAACATTAGATGACGAAGTGTCGGTTTCTTCGGGAGTCGGCTCTGAAGGTGCTTCCTCAACTTCAGTCTCAGAAGCAGCTACTTGCTGCCTAGCAGGTTGCGGCTCTGGTTGAGAAGGCTTCGAACTTGACGGTTTACTCTGCGTAACTAGGCGCTTCCCACACCTAATACAATACTTCCTAGTTACTTGGTTCGCCTTTCCACAATTCTGACATATCCTCAACGTAATTCTCTCTCAAGCGTCTTGGTTACACTATGGACTTATTGAATATATATGTAACATGCATTCTCATATAGCTTTGTGATATAATGAGAACAACAGGGGAGTGATAGGCATAGCAATCAAGTGTCGTCACGTAGATTTTGTTTCAACCGAATAAGTTTATACCTGTGGAGTTAATATCTCCTACTAGCCCCGATGGAAGTGGTGGTACAATGCCAGCCGAGGATCGATTAACCGACGAAGAAAAAGAGGCATTACAAGGCGATCTCAGGAACGCAACTCTATCAGACGATGAGCTTCGCGCCCTTGCTGGTGGAGCGACTGTTGAAGGAGAGGCAATCACGCCGGTTGACGATTCTGGGGACATGGTTTCCTCAGCTGCCTCTGCTTTAGAATTCGTGGATAGTCTTGAAGCTGAAGAACGCTTATCTGATCAAATCAAAACAGAAGATGCTCTTGAAGGATATGATGCTCTTCTCAACAAGCTGGAAAATCTGCGTTCAGATATATCCTCCCTTCAGCGCGGAGTTGTCAGTATATTTGCAGCTCAGCTTTTGACATTCAGAGGCAAAGTAGTTGAGCTAAAATCACGCATATCAGAAGAAATGGTAGACCGCCTCAAAATGAAATTCTTCAAGAGTTTCATTGAAACAACCTTTGTTGACATAGTTGATGACGAATTCTCCACCTTAGAGAAAAATCTTGTTGACAAAATTGTTGAACAGACGCAGCGACAATTCAAAGAATTTGCAGCTCGTGTAAGAGAATCGGAGATAGATCTTAGAACCACCATTGTTGAACAGCAAGATGTTGTTCGCTCCTTCATGCAAACACTAGAAGAAGAAACTGCTGCACAAAGAGAGAAACTCCGAGAGAAGGAGCAAGAAGTCGTTGAACTGGAGAAAGAAATCCGTCGGTTGCGCGAGCAGGTTGGGGAGGGTAAAACGGTTGATGCTCTCAAGCAGGAGTATGAACGCAAAATCAACTCACTAGATGATGAAATTACCTCACTGAAGAGACAAATCCTACAGAAGGACGATCAGCTGGAAGAAAGGACTGAGGAGCTCAGAGGAGCGAATGAAAAAATAGAAGATCTCCGTGCTGAACTTGGCGAAACGCGCAGCCAGCTTGAAGTGTACAAAACTGAGCTTGAGCAGGTTGAAACAAGCCCTCAAATTAGCGCTGATAAAGCGGAGGAATATGAAAGCCAGATTCAGATGTTTGAGCAGAGCCTACAAGAGAAGAGACAAGATAACGAGGAGTATCTTGCCCGGATTACAAGGCTGGAAGAAGAGCTCAATGACGAAGTTCAGGAAAGAGAAGCCGCAGAAGAAATGGCCAAGAAGCGTCTGAAAGAATTGGAATCAGTTCAGGATAGAATCGACGAGGTAACCCAGTTAGAAGAAGAGATATACAACCTCAAACAGGAACTTGATAGTGCTAAAGAAGACATTTCTGTGCTTAAAGAACAAAAGCAAGGTTTCAAGAAGGCAAGCAAGCTCATGGAGAAAGAAAGAGATCTTGCGCTTGAACAACGTGACATTGCATATGAGCGTATGGAGCGATACATCGATGTTATCAAGAGTGAAGCAAGGACCAAGGCATTGCTGCTTGTTGATGAAGTTGGTTCCATTACCTTCAAGGAATTGGCGAAATCTCTAGGTAAGCCTGTTGGTCTTGTTACCAAATATGTTCGTGAGCTGGAAAAATTAGGCGTTCTGGAGATTGAGGGGGAAAAAGCTGTCTCAACCCTAGAACAGCCCGAGGAATTTGAGGGTGAGATTGTTATAGATGATGAAGAGGAGGAAGAATCTTAGAATTCTATGCTTCGGTCGCCTTTCTTAAAGGATTTCCTAATTTCGTTCCAGTATTCAGCTATATTGGTCAGCGCACGTGAGAATCTGCCCGAAAGGCGGTATTTCCCCATTTCTTTTTCCACCAATCCGAGATCTCGCAGTTTCCTCATTACTTTAACGTATAGACCTCTGCTAGAGAGTACGAATCTTCTCCACTCGGAATCAGGAACCACTCCATCTGACTCGATGATAGTATTCAGAATCTTGGCGGCTTGATCCACCTGCATTTCTGTAAAAAAGAGATACCTCAGCAAATGCTTGGGACTTATGAGTGATGGCCTTCTCACAAGGTCGATTTTAGGCATCTTCAACGACCGATTACTGAAGGGAACAAAGGGGTAAAAACTCCGCGTATTACTAGGTTGCCAGTAGTCTTCCTCCGGTTTCTATCTATTATTCACACTGGACTGAGACAAAAAAAGCATTCTCTATAGACGAGATGGAGAGAGTAATGGTGTGTGATAAACGATAACCGGGTTAGGATATTTCGTATCGTACCGCTTCTGGCAGTACTTCAACCATTACTCTCCACTTGATTTCGACGGATGATGAGGCTTTGTATAAAGCTTTACCGGATGAAAGGTCCAAACCATGAGAAACTCACTAGATGCCTTTGTGTGGATTTACGTAAGATTCTATCTGTTGCCGCTTCTGCTAATCAACACAAGTGGAAGGCTTGTGGCAGCAAATACTACAAGCGAAATAATGGTCTGAAAAGGCACCGTTCCAAATCCCAAGTACATGAGAGCTCCACCCGTAAGAAGACACAAAACAAATGGAAGGATTTGGAGTGGCTTCTTGATACGGGACATAGCAACGACCAAAACGAAGAATCCATAGCCAACCAATGCAAATGCGAGTGCTAGTGCAAAAAGCACGGCAAGAATCTCGAATATACCCGGCAAAAACCATCCTGCAATTGGAACAAAGAAACTGATTGCTAACCAGAAAAGATCAAACAGAATGATTGCCTTCAAACCATTTGCCGCGTTTGCGATATCGACGTTCGAAGGAGCATTGCTAAACATTACAGTCATGGCAATGAATGCAATCAGCCAGAAAGCGGGATGCAAAACCGAGAGCCCAGCAAGTGTATACAGAAATGTGTAGATGAATCCAACGATTCGTTGAATCGGATAGAAGGTATCAACGAGAAGATTAGGATCCGCCTTGATAGTTAGAAGATCAGCAATCAAATCTAGTACTTGTCCACCAATACCTGGGGATCCTGGGACAAGGTAAGTCATGGCTGCAGCAAACAGCGTTAACAAAAGCAAAGATACGGCAATAGGTGCAAGATTGATTATGGCTTTCTTGAAATCGCTAGCTGGATTTCGGTATTTGACATATCCAAGACGGTATTCGTCTCCCATTTTTTCAACACTAATTGGCTTGAATTCTACGATTTCAGCCCCCGTGACAAGACACCCAAGTGCGTGAGAAGATTCATGCAGCGCTACTCCAGGGCCGACAAGAAAATACCACCCAGTAGACCCGGGGCTACTCGTTTGTGTTAGGAAGCTGTGTGAAAGCCTTTCCAAAACCCAGCCCAAAAACCAAACGATGTAGAAAAGAACTACTGCTAGTAGAACCGTAACAAAGTATCCATTCACTGGTTTCACCAACACCCTGTTGTTCTTTATGTTTCGAACATGCAAGGCCTGACACAATGCTAGATAATCATGGACTAAAAATGTAAGGTTTTTTGGGAGATTTTCACACTTCCGAGTGATACAGAGAAACTGGAGGAACCTAATTCCCCTGAACTGTTGACATGATGCACTCAGAGAGTTGACCCGGATTAACACCAAGAAGCTCCCCATCGAACTGCTTGAGAACATCTTTGATTTGACGCTCTATGTCCTTCTTCCTGAGTGGGGTTCCCACGAGTTGTAACTCAATCTGTTCGATTGTGCTTTCTGGATGCAAGAAGAAGTCACCGGTAATCTTTAT
The window above is part of the Candidatus Thorarchaeota archaeon genome. Proteins encoded here:
- a CDS encoding sugar phosphate isomerase/epimerase; the protein is MRIGTFARETKQVKQAMEYDPDFIDLRLDLNHSIDFSETTEILQKYDVPCTLHLPSSPEWTPMDLPRSVIPFIDIGGNIGAELVTIHTALSPLFYSDKVIDQFLQAVPLACKAAKEAGVTLAVETLGLYYTELTLLFDRCPDIQIALDIGHGQIFAMKNRALAIIDSYMDRIELINLHDNHGSKMVEEVYEIRKEREVSRDEMRDMARDYDTHLPLGEGEIDFDPVLQKLKENSYDGRFLMMCADPSRFPEERETFKSMWMNV
- a CDS encoding winged helix-turn-helix transcriptional regulator, whose translation is MPAEDRLTDEEKEALQGDLRNATLSDDELRALAGGATVEGEAITPVDDSGDMVSSAASALEFVDSLEAEERLSDQIKTEDALEGYDALLNKLENLRSDISSLQRGVVSIFAAQLLTFRGKVVELKSRISEEMVDRLKMKFFKSFIETTFVDIVDDEFSTLEKNLVDKIVEQTQRQFKEFAARVRESEIDLRTTIVEQQDVVRSFMQTLEEETAAQREKLREKEQEVVELEKEIRRLREQVGEGKTVDALKQEYERKINSLDDEITSLKRQILQKDDQLEERTEELRGANEKIEDLRAELGETRSQLEVYKTELEQVETSPQISADKAEEYESQIQMFEQSLQEKRQDNEEYLARITRLEEELNDEVQEREAAEEMAKKRLKELESVQDRIDEVTQLEEEIYNLKQELDSAKEDISVLKEQKQGFKKASKLMEKERDLALEQRDIAYERMERYIDVIKSEARTKALLLVDEVGSITFKELAKSLGKPVGLVTKYVRELEKLGVLEIEGEKAVSTLEQPEEFEGEIVIDDEEEEES
- a CDS encoding GTP-binding protein, yielding MTSWRVEELSDQVAYLFKVVFLGDPAVGKTSLVGRYVYDSFEHDYLATIGTDIHVKLVDLGDISVKLVVWDIAGQDNFAQLRKAYFQNASGAFFVFDTTRPETLDRIDDWLSALHDVTGTIPLVMCENKIDLVSEVSRERVDKVVEKYDVDFVRTSAKEDTNVEEAFTKMTKEMIERARNRKIPQT
- a CDS encoding zinc ribbon domain-containing protein, giving the protein MRICQNCGKANQVTRKYCIRCGKRLVTQSKPSSSKPSQPEPQPARQQVAASETEVEEAPSEPTPEETDTSSSNVTSGDEWVRPSEVARNRVRHGRTARKSELEKAQDAFARGDQALVDDDRPGIVETRMLRASEVHELMKEPAEVAQPEPQAMPKSEAPTQGQVESQAETTAQTATETPAQPQIEQKPRSSSHEEEVERRILGSESAFMKQQEEAAQAEEISAQELQEPEPVPRTISSEFQSSRYTQEGAEATAQSIDAEELDSIPLDETGEFEPQAPPSQREISDVENEYVATCPECGNVFGVDEFTYPDMVYKEMGDARLKQARFFVVQGKDGKAQEILRIARSLFEKADDEDGLKQVDKLVDSLVDLS